A stretch of Onychomys torridus chromosome 2, mOncTor1.1, whole genome shotgun sequence DNA encodes these proteins:
- the Sec61b gene encoding protein transport protein Sec61 subunit beta codes for MNEAKGQDFFTRPICSQKFLQAYPWTAQASRVCEDPASRLGAEPESVLASALGSRQLPGFRLPRFLCPLFFGISMPGPTPSGTNVGSSGRSPSKAVAARAAGSTVRQRKNASCGTRSAGRTTSAGTGGMWRFYTEDSPGLKVGPVPVLVMSLLFIASVFMLHIWGKYTRS; via the exons ATGAACGAAGCTAAAGGCCAGGACTTTTTCACACGTCCCATTTGTTCTCAGAAATTTTTACAGGCATATCCTTGGACAGCTCAGGCATCCAGAGTCTGCGAAGACCCTGCCAGCCGGCTGGGGGCGGAGCCAGAGTCTGTCTTGGCTAGTGCTCTAGGTTCTCGGCAACTTCCCGGCTTTCGTCTTCCGCGCTTCCTGTGCCCGCTGTTCTTCGGTATCAGCATG CCGGGTCCGACGCCCAGTGGCACCAACGTGGGCTCCTCGGGGCGCTCTCCCAGCAAAGCGGTGGCCGCGCGGGCGGCGGGATCCACGGTCCGGCAGAG AAAAAATGCCAGCTGTGGGACTCGGAGTGCAGGCCGCACCACCTCTGCAGGGACTGGGGGGATGTGGCGATTCTACACAGAGGATTCCCCAGGGCTCAAAGT tGGCCCTGTCCCAGTATTGGTGATGAGTCTTCTGTTCATCGCTTCTGTATTTATGTTGCACATTTGGGGCAAGTACACACGCTCATAG